In one Halorubrum sp. CBA1229 genomic region, the following are encoded:
- a CDS encoding amidohydrolase family protein, which yields MTRKIIRDGTVVSLDPDIGDLEGADVLIEDGEIVDVGHGLSAENAEVIDASGQIVVPGFVDSHIHLAQTQVRGIAGDWSLMGEYFDHMLGNITGLYQPEDMYLGGLFGAFEKLHTGTTTALDWSYPNTLEHGERAVDALQDTGLRAVYTYGPPGDDAAKWWYESDVGLPEENVRSLYEEKIRDDDLLSLALGLRGPDFCTDETARGDLELARDLGVLSTIHMGAALWPSSVYGDDYQGFGAIEDMLGPDINVAHGNHFSQEDVDHAVEQGVSFSSTPEVEMQMGHGIPVTGKVLEAGGRPAWGVDVCSNVSGDMGSQMRIGMQLQRMFDNQAVLEGDEEVTEVSISARDTLEMATIEGAKALGLDDEIGTITPGKRADLVLFDATDFLTAPSHSPVQTVVFQSDPSHIDTVLVDGEVVKRDGELTNPKLGEEFDRFVASGERLLDDAGIDL from the coding sequence ATGACACGAAAGATCATTCGGGACGGGACGGTCGTCTCTCTCGATCCCGATATCGGGGACTTGGAGGGGGCGGACGTGCTGATCGAGGACGGCGAGATCGTCGACGTCGGTCACGGACTCTCGGCCGAGAACGCCGAGGTCATCGACGCGTCCGGCCAGATCGTCGTTCCCGGCTTCGTCGACTCGCACATCCACCTCGCGCAGACCCAAGTCAGGGGGATCGCCGGGGACTGGTCGCTCATGGGCGAGTACTTCGACCACATGCTCGGCAACATCACCGGGCTCTACCAGCCCGAGGACATGTACCTCGGGGGGCTCTTCGGCGCGTTCGAGAAGCTCCACACGGGGACGACGACGGCCCTGGACTGGTCGTACCCGAACACGCTCGAACACGGCGAACGCGCCGTCGACGCGCTGCAGGACACCGGCCTGCGCGCGGTGTACACCTACGGCCCGCCAGGCGACGACGCGGCGAAGTGGTGGTACGAGAGCGACGTCGGCCTCCCCGAGGAGAACGTCCGGAGCCTCTACGAGGAGAAGATCCGCGACGACGACCTGCTCAGCCTCGCCCTCGGGCTCCGCGGGCCGGACTTCTGTACCGACGAGACCGCCCGGGGCGACCTCGAACTGGCACGGGACCTGGGCGTGCTCTCGACGATCCACATGGGCGCCGCGCTGTGGCCGTCGTCGGTGTACGGTGACGACTACCAGGGCTTCGGTGCTATTGAGGACATGCTGGGGCCCGACATCAACGTCGCCCACGGGAACCACTTCTCGCAGGAGGACGTCGACCACGCCGTCGAGCAGGGCGTCTCCTTCTCCTCGACGCCCGAGGTCGAGATGCAGATGGGCCACGGCATCCCCGTCACCGGGAAGGTGCTCGAGGCGGGCGGCCGCCCGGCGTGGGGCGTCGACGTCTGCTCGAACGTCAGCGGCGACATGGGCAGCCAGATGCGGATCGGGATGCAGCTCCAGCGGATGTTCGACAACCAGGCGGTCTTAGAGGGCGACGAGGAGGTCACCGAAGTGAGCATTTCCGCGCGCGACACGCTGGAGATGGCGACGATCGAGGGCGCGAAGGCGCTGGGCCTGGACGACGAGATCGGAACGATCACGCCCGGCAAGCGCGCCGACCTCGTTCTCTTCGACGCGACCGACTTCCTGACGGCGCCCTCGCACTCGCCGGTCCAGACGGTCGTCTTCCAGTCTGACCCCTCCCACATCGACACGGTGCTCGTCGACGGCGAGGTCGTCAAGCGCGACGGCGAGCTGACGAACCCGAAGCTCGGCGAGGAGTTCGACCGGT
- a CDS encoding TetR/AcrR family transcriptional regulator — MSESRETVSSKDTEEVIMEATFRALSKHGYTDLRMRDIGEEMDLTRQVIHYHFDGKYDLLSSFLEYVIDQYEGSVEVDADDDPRTELDARIDQCLFGPEFEEFSHWERMKVYHELYTHAQNDGDHREIFNEHYDRVRGSIVEVVEEGIEQGEFEPVDAERMGQLITDIIHAARGRRMALGHEDAPAEARKAIDQFVLDSLYADD, encoded by the coding sequence ATGAGCGAATCCCGCGAGACCGTCTCCTCCAAGGACACCGAGGAGGTGATCATGGAGGCGACGTTCCGTGCGCTGAGCAAGCACGGGTACACCGACCTCCGGATGCGCGACATCGGCGAGGAGATGGACCTGACGCGGCAGGTGATCCATTACCACTTCGACGGCAAGTACGACCTGCTGTCGTCGTTCCTCGAGTACGTCATCGACCAGTACGAGGGGAGCGTCGAGGTGGACGCGGACGACGATCCCCGCACGGAGCTCGACGCGCGGATCGACCAGTGCTTGTTCGGACCGGAGTTCGAGGAGTTCTCGCACTGGGAGCGCATGAAGGTGTACCACGAGCTGTACACCCACGCGCAAAACGACGGCGACCACCGGGAGATCTTCAACGAGCACTACGACCGCGTCCGCGGGAGCATCGTCGAGGTCGTCGAAGAGGGGATCGAACAGGGCGAGTTCGAGCCCGTCGACGCCGAGCGGATGGGCCAGCTCATCACCGACATCATCCACGCCGCCCGCGGCCGCCGGATGGCGCTCGGCCACGAGGACGCGCCGGCGGAGGCGCGGAAGGCGATCGACCAGTTCGTCCTCGACTCGCTGTACGCCGACGACTGA
- a CDS encoding MFS transporter, whose protein sequence is MNLGRVREYEVLALTALIWFLGKFVRYAFPPLFEPLQASYGVSNAAVGAAFSGFMAAYALLQFPSGTVADRVGAVRVIAAGAAVAGLGSLAVLFDAPFVALVGAMLVIGVGTGVHKTVAIRLLARVYPARTGRALGILDTVGAFGGVVAPAAVVLFVSPPPALATPLSRLPGANWRALFVVTGIVALALAATFLVRVPGRLPVDADRGPVRDGPEPSARDYLALFEDRRIGAFVFVTIAFSFAYNGTVAFLPLYLSEAAGLDTTTASLLYSALFAVTFVQLVSGDLSDRLGRFPVMVAALGLAAAALVGIVALAGSGAVVLGVLVVALGVGSHGLRPVRAAYLVEALPERLAGGGLGVVRTLTMSAGAVAPAFVGALADVAGFRPAFALLAGSVGAAALVAAGLWATA, encoded by the coding sequence ATGAACCTCGGGCGAGTCAGGGAGTACGAAGTGCTCGCGCTGACCGCCCTGATCTGGTTTCTCGGGAAGTTCGTTCGGTACGCGTTCCCGCCCCTCTTCGAGCCGTTACAGGCGAGCTACGGCGTGAGCAACGCCGCCGTCGGCGCCGCGTTCTCGGGATTCATGGCCGCCTACGCGCTGCTGCAGTTCCCGAGCGGAACGGTCGCCGACCGCGTCGGTGCGGTCCGGGTGATCGCGGCGGGAGCGGCCGTCGCGGGCCTCGGGTCGCTCGCGGTGCTGTTCGACGCGCCCTTCGTCGCGCTCGTGGGCGCGATGCTCGTTATCGGCGTGGGGACGGGCGTGCACAAAACGGTCGCGATCCGGCTGCTCGCACGAGTGTATCCGGCTCGAACCGGGCGCGCACTGGGCATTCTCGACACCGTCGGCGCGTTCGGCGGGGTGGTCGCGCCCGCGGCCGTGGTGCTGTTCGTCTCCCCGCCCCCCGCGCTCGCGACCCCGCTCTCGCGGTTGCCGGGCGCGAACTGGCGCGCGCTCTTCGTCGTCACCGGTATCGTCGCGCTCGCGCTCGCCGCGACCTTCCTCGTTCGCGTCCCGGGGCGGCTCCCGGTCGACGCCGACCGAGGCCCGGTGCGCGACGGCCCGGAACCGAGCGCCCGCGACTACCTCGCGCTGTTCGAGGACAGGCGGATCGGAGCGTTCGTCTTCGTGACGATCGCCTTCTCGTTCGCGTACAACGGGACGGTCGCGTTCCTCCCGCTGTACCTCTCCGAGGCGGCCGGCCTCGACACGACGACCGCGAGCCTGCTGTACTCCGCGCTGTTCGCGGTCACGTTCGTGCAGCTCGTCTCCGGTGACCTCTCTGACCGACTCGGTCGGTTCCCGGTAATGGTCGCCGCGCTCGGGCTCGCGGCGGCGGCCCTCGTCGGAATCGTCGCGCTCGCGGGATCGGGCGCCGTCGTCCTCGGTGTGCTCGTCGTCGCGCTGGGGGTCGGGTCCCACGGGCTCCGCCCCGTCCGCGCCGCCTACCTCGTCGAGGCCCTCCCCGAGCGGCTGGCCGGCGGCGGCCTCGGCGTCGTCCGGACGCTGACCATGAGCGCCGGCGCGGTCGCGCCCGCCTTCGTCGGCGCGCTCGCCGACGTCGCCGGATTCCGCCCCGCCTTCGCGCTGCTCGCCGGCTCGGTGGGCGCGGCGGCCCTCGTGGCCGCCGGACTGTGGGCGACGGCGTAG
- a CDS encoding signal recognition particle protein Srp54 has protein sequence MVLDDLGSSLRGSLDKLQGKSRLSESDVEEIVKEIQRSLLSADVDVSLVMELSDSIKSRALEEEPPGGTTAKDHVLKIVYEEMVELVGDSTELPLENQTILLAGLQGSGKTTSAAKMAWWFSKKGLRPAVIQTDTFRPGAYDQAKQMCERAEVDFYGNPDNDDPVDIARTGLAETEDADVHIVDTAGRHALEDDLIAEIEEIERAVDPDRSLLVLDAAIGQGAKEQARQFEESIGIEGVMITKLDGTAKGGGALTAVNETDSSIAFLGTGETVQDIERFEPSGFISRLLGMGDLKQLSERVERAMQEAQDEDEDWDPQDMLQGEFTLKDMKKQMDAMNRMGPLDQVMDMIPGMGGGMMDQLPDDAMDVTQDRMRKFERIMDSMTDEELTNPRVVGQSRTERIARGSGTDEETVQQLLEQHSMMEQTISQFQGMGEGDMQRMMKKMGGDGGGGLGDMMGGGKGPF, from the coding sequence ATGGTACTCGACGACCTCGGTTCGTCCCTGCGGGGCAGCCTCGACAAGCTCCAGGGGAAGTCCCGGCTCTCCGAGAGCGACGTCGAGGAGATCGTCAAGGAGATCCAGCGCTCGCTCCTCTCGGCCGACGTCGACGTCTCCCTCGTCATGGAGCTGTCGGACTCGATCAAGTCCCGGGCCCTCGAAGAGGAGCCGCCGGGCGGCACCACGGCGAAAGACCACGTCCTCAAGATCGTCTACGAGGAGATGGTCGAGCTGGTCGGGGACTCGACGGAGCTCCCCCTCGAAAACCAGACGATCCTCCTCGCCGGCCTCCAAGGGTCGGGGAAGACCACCTCCGCCGCGAAGATGGCGTGGTGGTTCTCGAAGAAGGGACTCCGCCCCGCGGTCATCCAGACGGACACCTTCCGTCCCGGCGCGTACGACCAGGCCAAGCAGATGTGCGAGCGCGCGGAGGTCGACTTCTACGGGAACCCCGACAACGACGACCCCGTCGACATCGCTCGGACGGGCTTAGCGGAGACCGAAGACGCCGACGTCCACATCGTGGACACGGCCGGGCGCCACGCGCTCGAAGACGACCTCATCGCGGAGATCGAGGAGATCGAGCGCGCGGTCGACCCCGACCGCTCCCTCCTCGTGCTCGACGCCGCGATCGGGCAGGGCGCGAAGGAGCAGGCCCGCCAGTTCGAGGAGTCGATCGGCATCGAGGGCGTGATGATCACCAAGCTCGACGGGACCGCGAAAGGTGGCGGCGCGCTCACGGCGGTCAACGAGACCGACTCCTCCATCGCCTTCCTCGGGACCGGCGAGACCGTCCAGGACATCGAGCGGTTCGAGCCCTCCGGGTTCATCTCGCGGCTGCTCGGGATGGGCGACCTCAAACAGCTCTCCGAGCGCGTCGAGCGCGCCATGCAGGAGGCCCAGGACGAGGACGAGGACTGGGACCCCCAGGACATGCTGCAGGGGGAGTTCACCCTGAAGGACATGAAAAAGCAGATGGACGCGATGAACCGGATGGGCCCCCTCGACCAGGTGATGGACATGATCCCCGGCATGGGCGGCGGGATGATGGACCAGCTCCCGGACGACGCGATGGACGTGACGCAGGACCGGATGCGCAAGTTCGAGCGCATCATGGACTCGATGACAGATGAGGAGCTGACGAACCCCCGCGTCGTCGGCCAGTCGCGCACCGAGCGGATCGCCCGCGGCTCCGGCACCGACGAGGAGACGGTCCAGCAGCTCTTAGAGCAGCACTCCATGATGGAACAGACGATCAGCCAGTTCCAGGGGATGGGCGAGGGCGACATGCAGCGCATGATGAAGAAGATGGGCGGCGACGGCGGCGGCGGCCTCGGCGACATGATGGGCGGCGGCAAGGGCCCGTTCTGA
- a CDS encoding DICT sensory domain-containing protein — MIESLRSFFDELESPDRHLVVVNRSSPDPVRNLIDSLLDGQPVSVSEVESDAASDADVVALVEDGDVIARSTLDELLESVLLINSDLYKTGTVGLDEIELPDVLRGLDEVPFRVRGYPASDKEKLLLILVSRVIERIAAERGDGTLRASFQRLSRINDERGTNAVYERVAETGVDVHVYGVGDPEELSALPLTVHTGTSYPYRRSWFVVFTPPRGSEGDHVALLALEDEPNVWDGFWTFRPELVTRLERHIAEEL, encoded by the coding sequence ATGATCGAATCGCTCCGCTCGTTCTTCGACGAGCTCGAATCACCGGACCGACACCTCGTCGTGGTGAACCGGTCGTCGCCGGACCCAGTGCGAAATCTGATCGACTCGCTCCTCGACGGCCAGCCCGTCAGCGTTTCAGAGGTCGAATCCGACGCCGCGAGCGACGCCGACGTCGTCGCGCTGGTGGAGGATGGCGACGTGATCGCGCGGTCGACGCTCGACGAGCTCCTCGAGTCGGTGCTGCTCATCAACTCCGACCTGTACAAGACCGGGACGGTCGGACTCGACGAGATCGAGCTTCCCGACGTGCTCCGCGGCCTCGACGAGGTCCCGTTTCGGGTCCGCGGATACCCCGCGTCGGACAAAGAGAAGCTCCTGTTGATCCTCGTCTCGCGAGTGATAGAGCGGATCGCCGCCGAGCGCGGCGACGGAACGCTCCGGGCCTCGTTCCAGCGCCTCTCGCGGATCAACGACGAACGCGGGACCAACGCGGTGTACGAACGGGTCGCCGAGACGGGCGTCGACGTCCACGTCTACGGCGTCGGCGACCCCGAGGAGCTCTCGGCGCTCCCGCTGACGGTCCACACCGGCACCTCGTACCCGTACCGACGGTCGTGGTTCGTCGTGTTCACGCCGCCAAGGGGTTCCGAGGGAGACCACGTCGCGCTGCTCGCGCTCGAGGACGAACCCAACGTCTGGGACGGCTTCTGGACGTTTCGCCCGGAGCTCGTGACCCGACTGGAGCGGCACATCGCCGAGGAGCTCTGA
- a CDS encoding sugar kinase codes for MSRQRATAFVPGHVTAFFSAHPAERAAAAGSRGAGLTLTDGVTVRVSAADRAESDADAGSRTIDGESGTIGAVEDVLAELGGAGGAGGVDGADGAPVDVAIETDLPIGAGFGVSGAAALGAALAANDALDRGRSENELVRIAHEAEVGRGTGLGDVVAQARGGVPVRLEPGAPGVGELDGVPAAARVEYVTFGELSTEAVLGGDTTALSAAGTDALDRLRADPRLPTLMDAARAFAREADLLVPEVAEAIAAVDDAEGGGDGSGRGDGSGGGRADSGAAMAMLGRTVFALDTGLSDAGYDPEACRIDAAGARLVGGGVE; via the coding sequence ATGAGCAGGCAGCGGGCGACCGCGTTCGTCCCCGGGCACGTCACCGCCTTCTTCAGCGCGCATCCGGCCGAGCGCGCCGCGGCCGCCGGGTCGCGCGGGGCCGGACTCACGCTTACCGACGGGGTGACGGTCCGGGTGTCGGCGGCGGACCGAGCCGAGAGCGACGCCGACGCCGGATCGCGCACGATCGACGGCGAGTCCGGGACGATCGGCGCAGTCGAGGACGTGCTCGCGGAGCTGGGTGGTGCGGGTGGTGCGGGCGGTGTGGACGGCGCCGACGGGGCACCCGTCGACGTCGCGATCGAGACCGACCTCCCGATCGGCGCCGGCTTCGGGGTCTCCGGCGCCGCGGCGCTCGGCGCGGCGCTCGCGGCCAACGACGCCCTCGACCGCGGGCGCTCCGAGAACGAGCTCGTCCGAATCGCCCACGAGGCGGAGGTGGGCCGCGGCACCGGCCTCGGCGACGTGGTCGCGCAGGCGCGCGGCGGCGTCCCGGTCCGGCTGGAGCCCGGCGCGCCGGGCGTCGGGGAACTCGACGGAGTCCCCGCGGCCGCCCGCGTGGAGTACGTCACCTTCGGCGAGCTGTCGACCGAGGCGGTGCTGGGCGGCGACACGACCGCGCTCTCGGCGGCCGGGACGGACGCGCTCGACCGGCTCCGCGCGGACCCGCGGCTGCCGACCCTGATGGACGCGGCCCGCGCGTTCGCCCGCGAGGCGGACCTCCTCGTCCCCGAGGTCGCCGAGGCGATCGCGGCGGTCGACGACGCGGAGGGCGGGGGAGACGGTTCGGGTAGGGGCGACGGTTCGGGCGGGGGCAGAGCCGACTCCGGCGCTGCGATGGCGATGCTCGGTCGCACCGTCTTCGCGCTCGACACCGGGCTCTCCGACGCGGGGTACGACCCCGAGGCCTGTCGGATCGACGCCGCCGGCGCGCGGCTCGTCGGCGGCGGTGTCGAGTAA
- a CDS encoding DUF6677 family protein has product MRDQLRPLLAAVLALTFPGLGHLVLRRWGRALLWHVTIVGGGVALLALYDVDPSGSTGSPFEAAAALPDEIALPIVLLSVLSAIDAYLVGRADVAERKRVDATAEAVRRRAASADDDVGAAGSPVAEVTGEGGEDLRVECPNCGKETDAELDFCHWCTEPLPWDEAE; this is encoded by the coding sequence ATGCGAGACCAGTTGCGCCCCCTCCTCGCCGCCGTGCTGGCGCTAACGTTCCCGGGACTCGGCCACCTCGTCTTGCGCCGGTGGGGGCGGGCGCTGCTGTGGCACGTCACGATCGTCGGCGGCGGCGTGGCGCTGCTCGCGCTCTACGACGTCGACCCGAGCGGGTCGACCGGGTCGCCGTTCGAGGCCGCCGCCGCGCTCCCGGACGAGATCGCCCTCCCGATCGTCCTGCTGTCCGTGCTGTCGGCGATCGACGCCTACCTCGTCGGCCGGGCGGACGTCGCCGAGCGGAAGCGCGTCGACGCGACCGCCGAGGCGGTCCGCCGCCGCGCCGCGAGCGCCGACGACGACGTGGGGGCCGCGGGCTCGCCGGTCGCCGAGGTCACCGGCGAGGGCGGCGAGGACCTGCGGGTCGAGTGCCCGAACTGCGGCAAGGAGACCGACGCCGAGCTCGACTTCTGTCACTGGTGTACGGAGCCGCTCCCGTGGGACGAGGCGGAGTGA
- a CDS encoding RNA-guided endonuclease TnpB family protein: protein MEYSHRYHAYPTQEVAAELDFHIDIHRQAYNYTLYEYENVDADDIGSAYKHHSRLPDWKDEFPVFSEVNSKALQRTVTRFYQNLTGLSERKQNGRKVGKLNWKSPREFQSITYSQSGFKLKNTSGRRATLWLSKIGEIKLRYHREIPDEAVIKEMTVKKETTGDWFISFGLETDEADLPEKPDVDSLNTDNSVGVDLGILNYIHTSDGTTVDWIDLEDEYERLDREQRKLSRKEHGSNNYENQRQAVAKVKRHIRQKVLDYQHKLTIWLVTEYDAVFVEDLNVAEMLQGDGNARNKQAAAWRQFITLLEYKGELYGTHVVQVEAAGTTKECATCGVETAKPIWVREHSCPSCGFKCNRDANAAMNVLQRGFAELGLGWPESTPVETALPTDTTRVSAKRVVETGSPTLNEATPVAE, encoded by the coding sequence ATGGAGTATAGTCACCGCTACCATGCCTACCCGACACAAGAGGTAGCGGCTGAACTAGACTTCCATATCGACATTCATCGCCAAGCGTACAACTACACCCTGTACGAGTACGAGAACGTTGACGCCGACGACATCGGCTCTGCGTACAAGCACCACTCCCGACTCCCCGACTGGAAAGACGAGTTCCCCGTTTTCTCGGAAGTCAACTCGAAGGCTCTGCAACGAACCGTCACTCGGTTCTACCAGAATCTCACTGGACTCTCCGAGCGGAAGCAAAACGGACGCAAGGTCGGGAAGCTCAACTGGAAGTCTCCGAGAGAGTTCCAGAGTATAACGTATTCGCAGTCTGGCTTCAAACTCAAAAACACGAGTGGCCGACGCGCGACGCTCTGGCTCTCCAAAATCGGAGAGATCAAACTCCGCTACCACCGCGAGATCCCCGACGAAGCAGTTATTAAAGAGATGACAGTGAAAAAAGAGACGACCGGTGACTGGTTCATTTCGTTCGGGCTGGAAACCGACGAGGCTGATCTGCCCGAGAAACCCGACGTGGACTCGCTCAACACGGACAATAGCGTCGGCGTTGACCTCGGCATCCTCAACTACATCCACACTTCGGACGGGACGACTGTGGACTGGATCGACCTCGAAGACGAATATGAGCGTCTGGACCGTGAACAACGCAAACTCTCACGGAAAGAACACGGGTCAAACAACTACGAAAACCAGCGCCAAGCGGTTGCGAAGGTCAAACGCCACATCCGTCAGAAGGTGCTGGACTACCAGCACAAGCTCACGATATGGCTCGTCACAGAGTACGATGCGGTGTTCGTGGAAGACCTGAACGTCGCTGAGATGCTTCAAGGCGATGGGAACGCGCGGAACAAGCAGGCTGCGGCGTGGCGACAGTTCATCACTCTTCTGGAATACAAAGGTGAGCTGTACGGGACACACGTCGTGCAAGTCGAAGCAGCGGGAACGACCAAAGAGTGTGCGACATGTGGTGTGGAGACAGCGAAACCCATCTGGGTCAGAGAGCACTCGTGTCCAAGTTGTGGGTTCAAGTGTAACCGTGACGCGAACGCGGCGATGAACGTCTTGCAGAGAGGGTTTGCTGAACTAGGGCTGGGATGGCCCGAATCCACGCCTGTGGAGACTGCGCTCCCTACGGACACCACTCGCGTGTCTGCAAAGCGCGTCGTGGAAACAGGAAGCCCCACCCTCAACGAAGCCACGCCTGTGGCTGAGTAG
- a CDS encoding pyridoxamine 5'-phosphate oxidase family protein, producing MEHAEYVYTSGLSESDIDEYLRAGDHGVLGLADGNDAYAVPLSYHYDGDRFLLRVSEHDDSEKERFIETTETATFVCYEASTAESWSVHVRGPLREWRADVDEKTLNEWFPPFRLFDEAVESVGFSLYELEMESITGRKTVE from the coding sequence ATGGAACACGCAGAGTACGTGTACACCAGCGGACTGTCCGAATCCGACATCGACGAGTACCTGCGAGCGGGCGATCACGGCGTCCTCGGGCTGGCGGACGGCAACGACGCGTACGCCGTCCCGCTGAGCTATCACTACGACGGCGATCGATTCCTGCTCCGAGTGAGCGAACACGACGACAGCGAGAAGGAGCGGTTCATCGAAACGACCGAGACCGCCACGTTCGTGTGCTACGAGGCGTCGACGGCGGAGTCGTGGAGCGTCCACGTTCGCGGTCCGCTCCGGGAGTGGCGGGCGGACGTCGACGAGAAGACGCTCAACGAATGGTTCCCGCCGTTCCGGCTGTTCGACGAGGCGGTGGAGAGCGTCGGGTTCTCCCTGTACGAGCTGGAAATGGAGAGCATCACCGGTCGGAAAACTGTGGAGTAG
- a CDS encoding SDR family NAD(P)-dependent oxidoreductase has protein sequence MANPPPAVDLKPDLTDDVALVTGANRGIGAKIAARLAELGATVYAGARDPSDVTAADRHAVRLDVTDDDEIRAAIDRIERERGSLDALVNNAGVFPRSGPLHEMEMDAFDRTTAVNLRGPVAVTKRALPPLLDGDGSRVVTLSSGLGRFTEGEMGGQYPAYRLSKVGVGGLTAYLDGEYGDRGLIANAVSPGWVRTDMGGEGAPRSPSKGAETPAWLCRFAPGSPSGRLWKDRERISW, from the coding sequence ATGGCGAACCCGCCGCCAGCGGTCGATCTCAAGCCCGACCTGACGGACGACGTCGCCCTCGTCACGGGGGCGAATCGCGGGATCGGCGCCAAGATCGCCGCGAGACTCGCCGAACTGGGAGCGACCGTCTACGCCGGCGCTCGGGATCCGAGCGACGTCACCGCGGCCGACCGACACGCGGTCCGACTGGACGTGACCGACGACGACGAGATCCGGGCGGCGATCGACCGGATCGAGCGCGAGCGGGGCTCGCTCGACGCCTTGGTGAACAACGCGGGCGTCTTCCCCCGGTCGGGGCCGCTCCACGAGATGGAGATGGACGCGTTCGACCGCACGACGGCCGTGAACCTTCGCGGGCCGGTCGCGGTGACCAAGCGCGCGCTGCCGCCGCTGCTGGACGGGGACGGGAGTCGCGTGGTCACCCTCTCGTCGGGGCTCGGCCGGTTCACCGAGGGCGAAATGGGCGGTCAGTACCCGGCGTACCGACTCTCGAAGGTCGGGGTCGGCGGGCTGACCGCGTACCTCGACGGCGAGTACGGCGACCGGGGACTCATCGCGAACGCGGTCTCACCCGGCTGGGTCCGAACGGACATGGGCGGGGAGGGCGCTCCCCGGTCGCCGTCGAAGGGGGCCGAGACGCCGGCCTGGCTCTGTCGGTTCGCGCCGGGAAGCCCGAGCGGACGGCTCTGGAAGGACCGCGAGCGAATCTCGTGGTAG
- a CDS encoding SDR family NAD(P)-dependent oxidoreductase, whose translation MTKHPETIAGVHDVDCAGLQALVTGSTSGIGRAAALALGRLGADVIVHGRDREAGAAVVDELEATGSHGRFVRADFADSDSVRELAASVRRETDELDVLINNAGGFFRKGRLTDLGVEYTFHVNHLSPYLLTAELLDHLADGARVVTTASAAHRGTELDLSRVCTVEGHSATWAYGHSKLANVLFANELAARLDATDRNVVSNSVHPGAIPGSGFSRFLPAPLPRVLGALDALPVVTSVADGAAELLVPAVSPRTADVSGRYFSGQRPTRPARAAVDAAAARRLWKASAELLDTEPPLSTARS comes from the coding sequence ATGACGAAGCATCCGGAGACTATCGCGGGCGTCCATGACGTCGACTGCGCGGGCCTCCAGGCGCTCGTGACCGGGTCGACGAGCGGTATCGGACGCGCCGCGGCGCTCGCGCTCGGTCGGCTCGGCGCCGACGTCATCGTACACGGCCGCGACCGGGAGGCCGGAGCGGCCGTCGTCGACGAGCTCGAGGCGACCGGTTCGCACGGCCGGTTCGTCCGGGCGGACTTCGCGGACTCCGATTCGGTGCGGGAGCTCGCCGCGAGCGTTCGCCGGGAGACGGACGAGCTCGACGTGCTGATCAACAACGCCGGCGGCTTCTTCCGGAAGGGGCGATTGACCGACCTCGGCGTCGAGTACACCTTCCACGTCAACCATCTCAGTCCGTACCTCCTGACGGCCGAGCTGCTCGATCACCTCGCCGACGGCGCCCGGGTCGTGACGACGGCGTCGGCCGCCCACCGGGGAACGGAGCTCGACCTCTCGAGGGTATGCACGGTCGAAGGGCACTCGGCGACGTGGGCGTACGGCCACTCGAAGCTCGCGAACGTCCTGTTCGCGAACGAACTTGCCGCCCGCTTGGACGCGACCGACCGGAACGTCGTCTCGAACAGCGTCCATCCCGGCGCGATCCCGGGGAGCGGGTTCAGTCGATTCCTCCCGGCACCGCTGCCGCGCGTCCTGGGGGCGCTCGACGCCCTGCCCGTCGTCACGAGCGTCGCGGACGGCGCCGCCGAACTGCTCGTCCCCGCCGTGTCGCCCCGAACGGCCGACGTGTCTGGCCGGTACTTCTCCGGTCAGCGACCGACGCGGCCGGCGCGCGCGGCGGTGGACGCGGCCGCCGCCCGCCGTCTCTGGAAGGCGAGCGCCGAGCTTCTCGACACTGAGCCGCCGCTCTCGACCGCCAGGTCGTGA
- a CDS encoding DUF2892 domain-containing protein: MQRNVGRIDAIARIAGGVATAALALLVASGTVSVPVVSAVGLGIAAAVLIVEGATRRCLLYRALGIDRCPAK, translated from the coding sequence ATGCAGCGAAACGTCGGACGGATCGACGCGATCGCCCGAATCGCGGGCGGCGTCGCGACCGCGGCGCTCGCACTCCTCGTCGCGAGCGGCACGGTGAGCGTCCCGGTCGTCTCCGCGGTCGGCCTCGGTATCGCCGCGGCGGTCCTGATCGTCGAGGGCGCGACGCGGCGGTGTCTGCTGTACCGAGCGCTCGGCATCGACCGCTGTCCGGCGAAGTGA